Sequence from the Oncorhynchus kisutch isolate 150728-3 linkage group LG12, Okis_V2, whole genome shotgun sequence genome:
ccaacgagagcgtacaggtcgcaatggtgggtagtatatggggctttggtgataaaacggattgcactgtgatagactgcatccaatttgttgagtagggtattggaggctattttgtaaatgacatcgccaaagtcgaggattggtaggatggtcagttttacaagggtatgtttggcagcatgagtgaaggatgctttgttgcgaaataggaagccaattctagatttaactttggattggagatgtttgatatgggtctggaaggagagtttacagtctaaccagacacctaagtatttgtagttgtccacgtattctaagtcagagccgtccagagtagtgatgttggacaggcgggtaggtgcaggtagcgatcggttgaagagcatgcatttagttttacttgtatttaagagcaattggaggccacggaaggagagttgtatggcattgaagcttgcctggagggttgttaacacagtgtccaaagaagggccggaagtatacagaatggtgtcgtctgcgtagaggtggatcagggactcaccagcagcaagagcgacctcattgatgtatacagagaagagagtcggtccaagaattgaaccctgtggcacccccatagagactgccagaggtccggacagcagaccctccgacttgacacactgaactctatcagagaagtagttggtgaaccaggcgaggcaatcatttgagaaaccaaggctgtcgagtctgccgatgaggatatggtgattgatagagtcgaaagccttggccagatcaatgaatacggctgcacagtaatgtttcttatcgatggcggttaagatatcgtttaggaccttgagcgtggctgaggtgcacccatgaccagctctgaaaccagattgcatagcagagaaggtatggtgagattcgaaatggtcggtaatctgtttgttgacttggctttcgaagaccttagaaaggcacggtaggatagatatagataatggggtgcaaaggagcaaaataaataaataaattaaaattaaatacagttgggaaagaggtagttgtttgggctaaattataggtgggctatgtacaggtgcagtaatctgtgagctgctctgacagttggtgcttaaagctagtgagggagataagtgtttccagtttcagagatttttgtagttcgtttgaacgaatataggggaaacactggtatTCAGATTATTCCACAACTGTCAGTATGGACGTTGCTTGACTGATTTTAAACATCTGAATTATTTTTGTTATAttcattaaaattaaaataacttaATTTACTACACAGTACTAACGTGCTACCTAGCTGAAGTACTGTTTCCACTTTTACATTCTTCCTCCTTACCTCCTCAAAGCCAGCAGACAGCAGCTCCAGCAGCATCTGTTTGTTAACCTCTGCAGTCCGTCCAGAAGAGCTGGGCTCATTGGCAAAAGGCATCAGGGACTTGCGAATCTCCTGCAAGGCCTTGTAGTAGGGGTTTTTGGGGTTGCTGCAGCGCCCTTGCTGCCTGGGATCTTCAGGCATCACCTTTCCAGCGCCCCCCATGTCTACCTTAGGGAGGTCAGAAGGCCGGGAAAGGTTACGGAGACTCTCCCGAATTTCCTGCAGCATCTGGTGGCTGTTGCCACTGTAGTTGCTGGCGGGGAAAGTCTTGGGTCGCATCTGTCGATATCCTTCgggtttctcccctctcttcatgTAAGAACATGTAGGTTGGCAGCCAAAGGAAAGAACAGGATAGAAGCACACAGCAGTGTCACTGCGAGGTTATCTGGGGCCAAGAGATGGTTCAAGACGAATTACTTTACATCTGCATCCTGCTGAGTACCTGGGGATGACAAACAATAAACATGGTGCAGCTAGCTAATAGTAATGAATGCAACCTCTCAGTAGATACTGAAGCAGTGAAATGACCCTACAGATGGTCAATTAATATATTCAGACAATTCATTATGGAAGATAAGTGTAATAGTTTACTTTTGTAGCTTTAAATTACAACCTTATTAATGGAACTAACGAATGGTGTTGgtggctaacttagctagcttaCAATAGTTAACGTTAGCAACCAAAGATGGTTAAACCTGTACCTAATAAACGTTACTGACTGTAGAATGTTATGTAAGTAGACAGACAGCtaatttacaaataaaaaagTAACCGAAGAATACAATTCAATGTTTTATCTAGTTAACGCTAAAAAGTAACTAGCACCTGACTCAATTTAAGTtaaatagctagccagccagccagctaacgttggCTAAACCAGACAGCAAAGCCCGACCACAGATATAACAAGGCCCGGCTACTGCGGGTTGTCTTCGGCCGTCGGCGTCGCAAAACAACCACTAGCCATCCAAGTTAGCTATAACTAGCAGGTTGTTGTCAATGAACTTACCGGCAGCAGTGTTATTCTCCTAATCAACTTTCCAGATTTCAAATCAACTAGAAAGTGCGATCAACTATGAGTACATCTACTGATTTAGACGTTTGAAAGTAATTCACTTTAATGCTACTCCGTGTTAGTCCCAACTGTAGCTTGAATATTCCTGTGATGTCTGACAGAGACAAGTTTCCCGGATGTGCTGATGTGCTGGTTCGTTGAGTtgttcccaccaccaccaccaccaccaccatcatcatcatcatcccttGTGatagcgcccccccccccccccaagtacaACATAAAAACAACATGGATTCTATAAATAATCTCTCATAAGACTTAAAATGTGGTCCAGATAATGGTTCTTTGTCATACTGTATATCTTGTCTGTTATGAAAAGTGACACATAATTGGATAATAGAGAACACATTTTATGCAGACATTTTATTTCAAAACACCAGAGTTAAATGACATGGACACAACCAATATGACTTCCCCACAAATCAAGCAGAGCACAATTTCCTGTACAAGAGTAATATTTGAGTGGTAATAAAAGACCTCTGTATGCTTACAATTTCTTCAAACTCCTTCAGGACTACCAAAAACAATTTCACCCGATTGAGGTTATCTAATCCTCAGAAGCGAGAACTTTTActgaaaacaggttttaacaaTCAGTTAAAGGTAAATAAAGTCCAGCCAGCATGTCTATTAATGTTAATAGCAAAACGTTTTTCTAAATTGGGACCCGTCTGTTGACATAAATAGCCTCTCCGTCCGTTCCACACACCAAGCATTGTCCCAGCACATCCAGACTGTTCACAGACAGGGTCTGGCTGGGCAGCATGTGAGTGGTCTCAAGGCGTCCCTTACATGAGTCTCCAGTGAGCCAGGAACTGATGAGGGACTGGTTCCCACCTGCTGGGGCTATTGCACTGCGCGAAACTATGCTCGTGTTCCGTCCACCTGGTGAACAGAAAAAGTCCAATTCGGATGATGAATGATTGGTGTTACAATAATGTTATCCTGCCAAATAAACATGTTGATATATCAAATACTTCCATTTGGCAATAAAACACAACCATCCTGCTCTGTGAGCCTTTAAAAAATATTTCTGATGACTTGCCTTGTAAGAAGGATGGTGTGTCTGAATTTGAGGAAGTCTCCCAATGCAACAGTGATCCATCTTCTGAGCATGAGAACAGGTGGTCTGGGTTTGATGGATGAAAATGGACCTCCCACACTGTGagcacaaaaaaaaacagttaaCCTGTGAACCAAAGATAGACTTGCtgttttagtaaataaatgactTGCATAAATATCTTACTTTCAGCAGAGTGTGCCTCCATAAGTGAAAAGGGCATGTTGCCTTGTCTCACATCCCAGATACAGAGCATGCCATCCTGCCCCCCTGTGGCCACAATGTGTTGTTGGTTGGGGTGCCTATCCACACAATGCAGTGGGACTCTGTCCCCAGTTCTTGCAGGCAAAACAAAATACATTAAGGACATTACACAACAAACTTGTAGGACCAGAAAAACTGATTTGCATTCGCTCTTCAAATATTTAAACAGCTTACAGTGAAAGAATCTGCGATGGTTCATTGCCCTGCTGCCTGAAGTCCCATATTTTGAGCTGGCCAATTGAATTGACAGTAAGGATCTCCGTAGTCCTTAGGAAAGTCACATCATGGATTGTGCTACTATCAGCATTTTCTGACAATTAAGAAAAAATAGTTTGTCAGTATTATCTTGGCTAAAGGGTGGGATTTTATTTGAAGTTCCAGATGACTTTTGGAAATTAGCATGTAAGCCATTGCAAGTTCAAAATGCAACCTTGACGAAAACAATGTCCACTGCCCGGGGAGAATTCAATTGTCTATGAGGTATTGTTACTAAAGTATTGTTTCATTCTCAGACCTATAGTGCGCAGCACTCCTTCCTGGTCCGCTCTGAAGAGGATGATCCTTCCATCTTCCCCGACCGTGACAATCTCAGGGCTGTTACACACAATTCCAGTGCATGGAGCGTTGTCGCAGGGATAATGATGTGCTCTTTCCCACAATTGAGAAACAGACAATGTCTGTTGAGAAGAGAATACAGGTGCTATTGAACACAAGGTCCTCCACAAGCTACCTTGACATTTGTAATTGTGTATCCATGATTGTTGGTGTATCTTCATTATGATGATGTCTTGTGAAATAACATCCATACCTGGCTGTTGTGGTGATGCCGAAAGATGATCACTGCTCCAGTCGATGATGCTGTTACTATTCTGTCTTGATCCAGAAACTAAAAGTGTAAGATTGACATTCAATTATGGCATTATATTTTGAAAATAAGGACCAAGTACAACAATGTCAGTCTAATATCCTAGACCTAGTTGATAAACTTACTTGAAGATCCAaaacatccccattatgtttgtGTTCACATACTAATTGGGGGTCTCCCTCAAATTCATCGTCCACACCGGAGATCCCATTCTCCCCGATGGACCAAATGGaaattttgttgtccttaaaaagAGATGTATGCAATCAGACAAAAATACATATTCAATAGCTTGATTGATGGTAGCTAAGTATACTAGTTAgctagtagctaacgttagctatgcaTAAATTGCCCTAACGTTAGTGGCAGCACACTGGGCTTCTGTAATGTAGGAAAGTAAAGTGACATGTTTGTTATTATTGACAGATAATAATAAAGCAAACTAACGTTATGTGTTGACAGTACCGACAGTAGCTAGTTAACGGTAAAGTTAGCggtttggctagctagcaaaccCACCTCGTTATCCCAAGACCCAGTAGCAAAGATGTCTGGTTGCTGTAAAGACGAAGATGAGACCGGTCTCCATCTCGTTTTACTGATTTTCTGTGACACGTACTTTGCATTGATACCCTCCATCATAATAATCTTAAACGTAGCTACTTGTACTTCTGTTTAATTTGTAAATTAAAACAAGTCCCCTTAACATAAATTTTCCTGAATCCCGCCAGGTCTCATACGGTGGCCCATTAGGACAAACTCAACTAAAGTAAACGTTAAACGCCTTGTAAACACGTCACTAATTCATTAATGAGTTAAGTTCTCGCGCCCCTCTAGTGGGTGAACGTGGAAGATAGCTACATGCTCCGGCAATCATATCTGAGTggtcaaaaaaaaaaactataaaatattaaatatcgTATTTTTTAACTAATATGTCAACACAATTTATTCAGGGACTAACCGTGTGGAAAAAGCTGCAAACTGCGAATTATGTCGCGTGACGTTTCCCCTCCATCTTTTTAGGAGGTTGTCAGTTTCGTAGGCAAAGGAGTTGGCGCAGGCGCGGCACTGACAGAGGCTCTCTACCTGCTCCGCAGTGTGTGTAATAATGGCCTGGAAATCAGGAGGAGCCAGCCACGCAGAGCTTGTAAACAACCTTCGCAGTAAGTTTACTCATTATATAAAGTGGATAATTAAGCATTTTGCTTTAGAGATCTAATGGGGAAAGAAGAATTGCTGCTTTCTCCAAAGCATGGTGGCAACGGTCGGGCTAGGCTAGAAATGGGAGGCTACTAAAGTTTTTACCGCGTTAGCTAGCCGTTGGGACACCACACTGTTTCCATTAGTTACCACAGCCAATGTGTTCCTCTAGTCACGCTACAGTAATATGAGGCGGGTGTTAGCAAATCTGCACCTGCACAGTTTACTAGTTAATAATTGCGTGTTAACAGTAGCTAGTGGCTTCATTTAATTCAAGGCAGTCGTATTTATAGAGCTTCTGATATTTTATATGCCACCAATGCAATAATGTACATGATTGTTTTCCCCAACCTCTTTTGGCTCGGTAGTAGCTAACGCTAGTTACCTACCACAACAGCAGTGTTGCGGAACCAAAAAAGAAACAGCTAatttgctagctagccagttcATGGGATATGTATGGCATATGTGGAGAAATGTGAATCCTGAAACCGTTTTATTAGTGAACTAGCCTACTAACTACATGCATGGGAAGTTCGACTGTGTATATATGTCTATGTTTTTACAACAGCAGCGAAGATggacagtagtgtagtagttTGCGAACAAGCTAGGATATGCCATTCCTTGGGAGAGAGGCATGATCACACCCTGTTGTTATTACAACCGACTACTACTACTGGTCACACTCAGCACTCCTAGGTAGTTGTGCAATATTTCATTCAATTTGTAGTCACACCTGACACACCACTGTGGTAGTTAGTCTTGCTGTGAACCAGCTAACATTTGTTTTTCGAATGTCTGTCTATTTTCTTGTGTGTGTGCCATACAGTAAGGAAGTGGATTAGCTGATTGAAAGTTAGCTGATTTAGATTAAAATCTAATAGATAAGAACATATTGCTCAAATTCACCCATTTACTAGGAAGATCTTTTTGTTAAAAAACGAGAAAGATCTCCTGAAGACTTGGTGCAGAGAGCAGCTGGTTGGCTTTCCTATATTAGTGTCCAACATGATTTGGCAAGCATATCTAGTTGGCTATATTTACACAGTCAGTGTCCAGCAAAGCACTGCAGCAGACACTTTGGTACTAGGGCTGGTCTGAGTGTTTTGCCAAAATCCCTTTGGGTGAACATGCACCTTATTGTTCCTTGTTTACATTTGTGGTATTGTATAGCCATAAAAGGGGACAAATTTCATGTTGAGAACATAACATGCACAACGCTGCATCCAGGGATACTTAAACATGGGGTAAAATGTGATGCTGAAGTGGTGGAATATTTTATTCCCAAAAGATGAGTTCTGGGTAAATTTTTAGCAACACCCATCCTCCCCTGTTATGTGCATGCTGACCCATTTAGGTCTACTCACCAGCTGCAAACCTTAAGTTAGCCTAAGCCGGATTTAAACGGGTCAAACTCACGATGCATGCTAATTCCTGACTTTAGTGTTCTTTGTATCTTCCAGGGTTTCTCTGAGCTAAACAATGATTTTCACACACTGTGGGTTCAGAACATTACGTTTTTGTAAGAGTTGGTCTTTCAAGTGAATAAAAAGAACATAACATTAACCTACTAGCCGATTGtgtgcatatacagtgcattcggaaagtattcagaccccttcaccttttccacattttgttacgttacagccttattctaaaaatgattgtttttccctctcaattgacacacaataccccataatgacaaagcaaaaaacaggtttagacatttttgtaaatttataaaactgatatcacatttcaTAATTATtcaagaccctttactcagtactttgttgaagcacctttggcagtcattacagcctcgagtcttcttgggtatgatgcttcaAGCtcggaacacctgtatttggggagtttctcccatttttctctgcaggtcctctcaggCTCGGTCAGGCTGGATGGAGAGCTTCGCTGCACAATGCTATTTTAatgtctctccaaagatgtttgatcgggttcaagtccgggctctggctgggccactcaaggacattcggagacttgctgtcttggctatgtgctcagggtcgttgtcctgttggaaggtgagccttcgccccagtctgatgtcctgagcgtgctgaagcaggttttcatcaaggattgctcagtactttgctttgttcatctttccctcgatcctgactagtgtccccGTCCCTGCCTTGAAAAACAtatccacagcatgatgttgacaccaccatgcgtcaccatagggatggtgccaggtttcctccagatgtgacgcttggcatttaggccaaagactacaatcttggtttcatcagatcagagaatcttgtttttcatggtcaaggcaccttttggcaaactccaagcaggctgtcatgtgctttttactgaggagtggcttccgtctggccactctaccataaaggcctgattggtggagtgctgcagagtttctcccatctccacagaggagctctgtcagtgaccatcgggttcttggccacttccctgaccaaggcccttctccccggatTGCCTAGTTTGGCTTggtcagccagctctaggaagagtcttgttggttccagacttcttccatttaagaatgatgggggccactgtgttcctggggaccttcaatgctgcagaaacgttttggtacctttcccaagatctgtgccttaacacaatcctacggacaattcctttgacctcaaggcttggtttttgtctgacatgcgctgtcaactgtgggaccatataaaATGTGCAAAAAGTTAAGGGGACAGAATTTTTACTTGTTCATCTAAAACTGTTGGGAATGCAGGTGTAATGTATCCTTGTGACCACTGAGCAACATAGTGGTAAGGTTGGGGCCTGGGGTCTGGGGGAGTATTAATGAGAGCAGCAGCACCGGCTGTCGCGGGCACTTCCTAGTGTTGGCACTAGTTGTGAGTGGAGCCTCCTGTGGGGGGA
This genomic interval carries:
- the nup43 gene encoding nucleoporin Nup43, which translates into the protein MMEGINAKYVSQKISKTRWRPVSSSSLQQPDIFATGSWDNEDNKISIWSIGENGISGVDDEFEGDPQLVCEHKHNGDVLDLQFLDQDRIVTASSTGAVIIFRHHHNSQTLSVSQLWERAHHYPCDNAPCTGIVCNSPEIVTVGEDGRIILFRADQEGVLRTIENADSSTIHDVTFLRTTEILTVNSIGQLKIWDFRQQGNEPSQILSLTGDRVPLHCVDRHPNQQHIVATGGQDGMLCIWDVRQGNMPFSLMEAHSAEMWEVHFHPSNPDHLFSCSEDGSLLHWETSSNSDTPSFLQGGRNTSIVSRSAIAPAGGNQSLISSWLTGDSCKGRLETTHMLPSQTLSVNSLDVLGQCLVCGTDGEAIYVNRRVPI